The Bdellovibrio sp. ZAP7 DNA segment CCATGTGTTCGAAGGTGCAACAGCTACAACCTCTTTGGAAGCGCAGCTGGTTTGTTCCGAGAGCCACATTTTGCAACCGATTTTAAAGAACGGAATCTGCGATGCCGGTTCAGTACCGGTCTGGCAAATACAATGGGTTTTCGCCGCGAACGTGGTGATTGGCGCGATGCTGGTCATCAGAATTAATAAAATACGCAGGGACTTCAAAAACGACATGGATTCCTCTGTCGTCCAAGAATGCAAATTCAGCGCCCTTTTGGGGATTCGTATATTTGATTTAGATGACTAGTACCTAGACAGAACGCCGTTTTTTTGTAGCCGCTCTCTGGGGGCTACAACGAGTTAACGTATTGACCGATACCCTGCAGGACTTGCGCGGGGATCTCGTGACCACCGCGGAATCCAACCAGGGATCCCTTCATGCCGTTTTGAGTAAGCAGGGTTTCAAGTTTTTGTGCCTGTTTAAAGCCCAAAACCTGATCCATTTGCCCATGGCTTTGATAAAACTTTTGCCCTTGGCGGTTTGCGATCAAAGGTTTCCATTCGTCCTGGCAAAGCAATGTGCCTGACATCAACACCAAGCCGCGAGGGGTTTCAGGGGCGCGCAGATAAAGTTCGGTTGCCAGCATCGCTCCTTGAGAAAAACCTCCCAGGATGATTTGGTTCCAAGGCACGCGCAGTTGACGGATCATTTCCATCGCCATGTCGCGGGCTTTTTCCAGGCCTTTGGGGATTTCACCGCTGAAATCTCGGGGCACGCCCGTTTCCTGAGCGCGTTGAATGGCCATCATATCAATCGGCCACCAAGCACGGCCTGTCCATGCGGGGCCAATAGGTACTTCCAGAATTCCATTCGGAAAAAGCCAATTGTACGTTTGTTTCGTCGGAATCATCTGTCCCAACGAGAACAAGTCATTGGCATCTGCGCCATAACCATGGAAGAAGATGATCCAGGGTGCGTTATCGTCTTGATTAATTTCTTGGCAATGTATTTTTCCGAGTTGTCTCATAGCTTGAGCATAATATACTGATCCCATGAAACTACAGCATCTTTTTTCAACAATTCCAGGAATCGCCGGCCATGTTTTGCCAGACATCGAAGTCTCTGGGATTTTCAATGATGCGCGTAAGGTGGTGAGCGATGGACTATTCGTTGCCATTCGTGGTGTCAAAGTCGACGGCCACAGTTTCATTCCTGACGCTATCAATAACGGTGCAGCCGTTTTGGTGGTCGAAGATCCCAATCAAGTTCCCAATAGCTTTAAAGGTTTCGTTTTGCGCGTGGAAAACACTCGCGAAGCCCTAGATGTTTTAGCCAGCCACTATCACGGCGACCCCGCAGAGGAAATGTTCTGCGTGGGTGTGACAGGTACTAACGGTAAAACTTCAGTGACCTACATGGTTGAGGCGATTTTTAATCACTCTCAAAACCCAACCGGTGTTATCGGAACCGTGAACCATCATCTGCTGGAAAAAGTATGGCCGTCAGACATGACGACGCCAGATCCAATCAATCTGCAGAAACGCCTGCGTGAATTCAAAGACGCTGGCGCCAAGGCTGTGGCAATGGAAGTTTCCTCGCACGCTTTGGATCAGCACCGTGTGGATAGCGTGCCATTCAATACGGTGATCTTTACGAACCTGACCCGTGATCATTTGGATTATCACGAAACGATGGAAAAATACTTCGAGTCCAAGCAACGTCTGTTCACAGATTTGTTGTGGAAGACGGAAAAGCTTCCCTGTTTTGCGATCATCAATATCGATGATAAATATGGCCGTCGCATGCACGTGGCAGATCCAGCAGTTCTTTGGACGTACGGAGCTGATAAATCCGCCGACCTTAGTTTCAAAATCAAAAGCATGGATTTTGCCCTGACGGTCTTTGATTTGAAAACCCCTGTTGGCACTACCGAAGTAGAATTGCCGATGTCAGGAACTCACAACGTGATGAATGCAGTAGCCGCAATGGGTGCAGGTCTATCTGCAGGAATTCCATTGGAAGTTTGTAAAGCAGCGATCGCAAGTTTCACCGGTGTGCCGGGCAGATTGCAGGCCGTACCGAATAATAAAAACCTTTCTGTATTTGTGGATTATGCCCATTCGCCAGATGCTTTAGAAAACGTTCTGACAGCATTGACGAAAGTGCGCGAAAGTCTTAAGTCCAACGCCAAGATCTGGACAATCTTTGGTTGTGGTGGCGATCGCGACAAAGGCAAACGTCCCTTGATGGCCGAAATGGCCTTGAAATTCTCTGATGCCGTGGTGGTCACTTCAGACAATCCACGCACCGAGGAGCCACAGTCTATTATCGAAGATATTTTAAAGGGCGTGACTGCCCAGGATAAAAACCGTGTGATCGTTTTGGCGGATCGTAAGGAAGCCATTCATGCGACCATCAGCAAAGCTCAAGAGGGCGATGTGATTTTGATCGCAGGTAAAGGTCACGAAGACTATCAGATTATTGGAAGCACGAAGTTTCCATTCAGTGATGTGCAGGTCGCCGAGCAGGCGCTGCAGGGGAGAGTGTAATGAGAGCCATGGATGTGCAAACCGTCGTCAAAGCTACAAACGCGCAAGTGGTCAGCCAACACGCTGACGCATTTACAGGAATCGGTACCGACACCCGTGCAGATCTTAAGGGACAAATGTTTATCGCGCTTAAAGGTGAAGCTTTTGATGCCCACGAGTTTCTGGATAAAGCCGTTGCTCAAGGTGCGACGGTTCTGTTAGTTCACGAAGTAAATGAGCAAGTGAACTCGTTGAAAAACAAAGTCACAGTCCTAAAAGTTCCTGACACTTTGAAAGCCCTGCAACAGCTGGGCAACTGGGCTCGTCACCAATCTCAAGGTACGATCGTAGCCATCACAGGCTCCAACGGTAAGACCACGACAAAAGAATTCACGGCAGCCTTAATCGGTACTGCCAAAAATGTTCACTACAACAAAGGCAGCTTTAACAATCACTGGGGAGTGCCATTCACTCTGCTGCAATTGGATCCTAAAAAAGAAGTGGCTGTGATTGAAATGGGTATGAATCACGCTGGTGAAATTACCGAGCTAGTTCAAATCGCAGAACCGGATGTTGTGGTTTGCACGATGGTAGGGCGCGCGCACATGGAATTCTTTGGCACGATCGAAAAGGTCGCCGAAGCTAAAGAAGAGATCTATAATGCTGCTAAGAAAAACGCGATCCGTATCTACAATTTGGACAATGAACAAACACATAATATGTTTGTTCGTGGCCACGACAAATTCCCGCAGGATAAAGTCATCACGTTCTCTAGCGAAGATCCCCGTGCCGATGTGCATTTAATGATTGCTTCCATGAACATGAGCCAATTGGTTCTAAAAGGAAGCATCAAAGGTGTTCTTGGGACTGCAACTGTGCAGGTCTTTGGGGCACAAAATCTGACGAATTTGATGGCAGCAGCAGCCCTGGGTCTTTCGGTAGGTATGTCTCCGGCGCAGATCTGGATGGGCTTGCCAGCATGTAAGACAAACTGGGGGCGTAACCAGCTGGTTCACCTTAAATCCGGCGCTCAAATGATCTTTGATGCCTATAATGCCAATCCCGACAGTATGAAAGCTTTACTGGAAAATGTGCAATTGTTAACAGTAAGCGGACGAAAAGTGGGGGTCTTTGGGCAGATGAGAGAAATGGGTTCAGCCTCAGCAGAATTGCATGAGGAATTGGGCGAGCGTGTGGGCAAAGCCGGCTTTGAAAAAGTTTACTTCGTTGGCGAAGATTTCGACGCGTTTACTAAGGGTCTGCAAAAGGCTCAATTCTCTAAGGAAAGCCTGATCCAAAAAGATTTTACAGAAAACGCTGGCAAAGATTTAGCCACTTTCCTTCATAGTGGCGACATTGCCGTCGTAAAAGCCTCCCGTGGCACGAAGCTTGAGCGTTTCGTTTATCCGTGTGAGCCCCTGGATTTTTCAGAAAAATCGTAGTGTTGACTAAAATTCAGGCTGGAGTAATCCGGCTTGATGTCCTATAACAGTCCTCGTTATTAGGAGGACTAATGAAACAAAATCTTTCTCTACTTATCGCAGCTCTAACTTTCTCTGCGATGCAAGCCGGAGCTCAATCAAGTTCTGCAAAGATTGGTGCCGCATCTTCAACAAACACTTCGACTTCAAAAATCGAAGACCTTAAAAAGCCGACTGAAAAGCTTAAAGACGTTGATGATGAAATTACGGACGCTCGTTTGCGTGCAACATTGGGTTCTAAATCCAAATGGTCTTTTAAGTCTTCACTAGGTTATTCCGGTGGTTCCGTGCGTGAGCCTCTTTCTTCGGTGCGCCCGGCGTATCGTACTTCCTCAACTGATGAAGTTATGGCTTATCTTTCTGGTGATATCGGTATCAACCTTCGCGCCACAGATCGTGATAACGTCTCCTTCTCTACAGGTATGACTATTAATGATCCTTTGCATGGTGACATCACAAAGCCAGCCACCGATGAAACTGCAATGGGTGGTGGTGAAGTAATGCCTCGCTACGAATTCTCGACTCCATCAATTTCTTGGAGCCGTGGTTATAAAGCTATGGGCACACAAATGGTATCTAGTGTTACCTATGGTCACTATACTGACTCTGTTTCTGGAAGAAAAAATCTTTTGGGCGGTGTGAGCTTTAGTCAAACGATCCTTGCGAATTTCGGTACTTCCAAATGGAATGGCGGCGTGAGCATCAGTGGTGGTAAGACTCTTTATAAAGGTGACCTTGAAGATGCGAAGTACAAGAAAGCGCAAGACAAAGGGACTTTCATGCGTACCGATCTTAATGCAGGTCTGTTTCCGTTTCTTCAATACTCGTTCAATGACACGTACTCATTCAGAACTGTTTTTGGATACTTCCAGTTCTATAAATACGAACTTAATGATCGTTGGGTTCAAATCGAGCCATATCAATCAGTTGGTTTCGGTATCTCTGTAACTCGTGACATCTACTTGTACCCGAACATCCAGTTCACTCCGAAAGATATCCGCGACGACAGAACGAACGTGGCTCTTTCTACGAACATCAACTTGTTCTAATAAATATGTCTGGATCGAAATTCATTCCTCCTCGCCAAAGCGGCGGGGAGTCTGACTCTCAGGAAATCAATATCACTATTACGGTGAAGGCCACGGCAGCGGAAATCTGGCGTGCGCTGACTGATACTGACGATCTGGAAAATTGGTGGGGAGACGACGTCTCCCTTGAACCAAAAGTCGGCGGAAAATTCCGCGAAGCCTGGGAAGACGACGAGGGCAACGAGCAACTCGCTTCCGGCAAAGTCCTTTCTCTTGTTCCCAACAAATCCATTACCTTTACGTGGCGTGAGAAAAACTGGGATGCGAAAGCCTCCACGGAATGCTCTTACGTGATCGAAGACAAGGGTAAAACTCGCACAATGACTGTTACTCATAAGGGCTGGGAAGTGTTTCCCGATAAGCTGAGTGCGAAACTTCAAAAAGACTTTCAACTGGGTTGGAAGTATCACATGCAGGAATTAAAAGCCTATCTGGACGACGAAGGTTAAAAGGTACGGCCTTACTTTCTCCAATTAAATTTACTATCTTTTCGCCGTCGGTGAAGTTCTCAGTTGTCGAAGCACTGGCCGTTTCATTTAAAACACCTCGTGCTAACTGTCTCTGATTGTGATGTTTCTTCCATCAGTTTCTTGGTGGAATTTTCCGCTCACATTTTATCGCGGGGTATTTTCATAGAACTGTCTCGCTCAGAGGCGAATTTCCCCGGCTCCTGACAAGTTCCCTTGAAACGTATGTTAGGGAATCCTCACACACTTCGACCAAAACTTTTGCATCGTCAGTTTTCAAACACCCGCTGATCCTTTTAATTCCATCTGATCCATCAAAAGCCCTGTGCATGCGTTTTGCTCTACTCCTTTGTGAAAACAATTTGGAGGAACCATGAAATCTGCATCGATGTTAGTTTTGTTGGCGACAGCACCTTTATTTATGACGGCATGTTCGCAATTAGGAACTGATGTTCAGTTCGGTAGCTTTAGAAGTGCAGAAGCTATTATTCCCGTCGTAGATGGTGAAGAGCCACAAGGAACTACTGATAGTGGTGCTCCAGATACAGGTTCTCCAGAAATAATAGACGAAGTTCCACTGAATCCTGGTGAAGTGATTGATGATGACGGCAGCATTGTCGATGGAGACGGTGAGGTGGTGGTTCCAGCTTGTGATGCAAAAACTCAGGCAGAAGCCAATCTGATCCTGAAACAAGAAGGCAGCACAAACATCGCAGGCGTTTCTCAAACGGGCGCTAACAACTCAGCTTTGATATACCAAAAAGGTGACAGCAACACGGCCTGCGTGGTGCAAGTCGGCGACAACAACAAAGCAAACGTGCAGCAAACGGGCTCATCAAACAGCGCCTCCGTATCTCAAACAGGTAACGGTAGCTCGGCAACAATCATTCAATCTGGCGGCAGCAACTCAGCAGTGGTAGTGCAACACTAATATATATCTAGAATTTTCCCCACAGACCCACACGGTAAGTCCGTACCCAAAAAGGTACGGACTTACTTTTTTAGGTACGGCCTTACCTTGGCAAGTAAGGCCGTACCTTTGGAATCTTACATGCATTCCATGAAGTTTGCTCTCTGGGGGGCGTGGGTGAATTACAAAATATCCAGCAATATCATGTAGTTATAAATTTCCCATTGCAATTTAAAGCACCGATGTGCTAAACCCTTAAAGTTCCAAGCAAAAATCAATTTCCAAGGATATAGGGGAATCGCACATCATGCTTTATCAGTGGCTCTATTCAATGTCGGAATACTTTTCTCCATTGAATGTCTTTCGTTACATCACGGTTCGTACATTCATCGCGTTTTTTACATCTTTCCTGCTGTGCTGGATGTGGGGCCCTTACTTCATTAAACGCCTGCAGCTAAAGCATTTTGGTCAATCGATTCGTGATGACGGCCCTCAATCTCATAAAAAGAAAGCTGGCACGCCGACTATGGGTGGCGGATTGATTCTTCTTTCAACTTTGATCCCATGCTTGTTGTGGGTGGATATGACAAACCCATTGGTTTGGTCAGTTCTGCTTATCACTTGGGGCTTTGGAATGATCGGTTACATGGATGACTGGTTGAAAGTAAGCAAAAAGAATTCCAAAGGTCTTTCTGGAAAAATTCGTTTGTTGGGTGAGTTCTTGATCGCAGGCTTGGTGGTAGCTTATCTGGTTCACTTCCACGATTTGGGCACAACAGTTTACATTCCCTTTGTAAAATCATTCGGTTTTGATCTTGGTTACGCATACATCGTGTTTGCGGCTTTGGTTGTCGTAGGAACTGCGAATGCTGTGAATTTGACAGATGGTTTGGACGGCTTGGCGATTGTTCCAGTGATGATCTCGGCAGCGACTTTGGGTTTGTTTGCCTATGTAACAGGTCACTACTCTATCGCGAATTACCTGCAAATCCCACACGTGGTCGGAGCAGGTGAGTTAACTCCGGTCGCGGCAACGATTGTTGCTGCGGGAATGGGTTTCTTGTGGTTTAACGCGTATCCCGCGCAGGTCTTCATGGGCGACGTGGGTTCTTTGTCCCTTGGTGGATTCTTGGGCTCTATGGCCGTTATCACTCAAAATGAGTTGTTGATGGTGATTCTGGGCGGTGTCTTCGTGGTGGAAGCATTGTCGGTAATCACTCAAGTGATCTCTTTCAAACTGACGGGAAAACGTGTGTTCAAAATGGCGCCGATTCATCACCACTTTGAATTGGGCGGTTTAACTGAAACGAAGATTATTGTTCGTTTCTGGATTATTTCGATTTTATTGGCTGTTTTAAGTCTAGCGACTCTCAAATTGAGGTAGAAGAATGTATAAAGAGTTTAGTGAATTAAAAGACAAAAGAATCCTAGTGGTCGGTCTTGGTAAAACGGGTGTGTCTTTGGCGCATTTCTTGACCAAGCACGGCGCTCAGGTGACGGTAACAGATCACAAATCTAAACCGGAACTTTCTGTGCAACTTGAGCAATTGGGCGATCTTCCAATTAAGTATGAATTGGGTGGTCACAGTCCGAAAACTTTCATCGCTCAGGATTTGGTTATCTTGTCTCCAGGCGTGCCTTCTACTTTGAAAATCTTCGATTACGCAAGATCTCAAGGTATCAAGATCACGGGGGAGTTCGAGTTCTCTGCGGGTTTTATCAAAGAACCTATCATCGGTATCACGGGTACAAACGGTAAAACGACTGTAGCACGCATCACTGAGGCGATCTTGACTCAATCAGGTGTTAAAACTTGGGTGGGTGGCGCGAATGAAAAACCATTGGTTGATTACCTTCGCCTTGATGACAAAGCGCAAGTGGTGATCGCAGAGGTTTCCAGCTTCATGCTTGAACACTGTGACACGTTCAATCCCGGCAACGTGGTCTTCACGAACTTGGCTGAAAATCACTTGGATCGTTACCGTTCAATGGAAGAGTACGTAAACGCGAAACGCCGTGTTTTCAAAAACACAAATCAAGCGACAACAAGCATCTTGAATGCAGACGACAACGCCGTTGTAGAGCTTGCGCGTGATCCAGCGGTTCAACGTGGACGTATTTTCTACTTCTCTCGTAAACCAGCTTTGGAACCACAAATCATGAACATCGGTGGTGCCGTGAATATCGGCGACGAAATTCGCGTGCGCACAGGTCCTGAGATTGAAACATTCAATATCAAAAACATGAAAATGCGCGGTAAGCACTCTATCGAAAACGTGATGGCAGCTATTTTGGCGTCTCGCGAACACGGTGCAACTCGTGAAGCGGTTCAAAAAGTGATCGAGACATTCAATGGTCTTCCTCACCGTATTGAGTACGTGCGTAAAGTTGGCGGCGTCTTGTTCTACAACGACTCTAAAGCTACAAACGTTCATGCGGTTCTTCGCGCTTTGGACACTTTTGATGAAAACGTGATTTTGATCGCGGGTGGTAAAGACACGAATTTGAACTATGAACCTCTTCGTACGTCGGTAAAACGCAAAGTGAAGACTCTGATTTTGGTCGGGGAAGCTAAAGAGCGTATTAATCGCGACCTTGGTGACTTCTCTGAGACCTTCCTGATCGGTACGTTTGAGGAGGCGGTTTTGATCGCTTACCAAAAGTCCAGAATTGGGGACATTGTCCTGCTTTCTCCGGGCTGCTCAAGTTTTGACATGTTTGACAGTTTTGAAGAGCGTGGTGAATACTTTAAAGAGATCGTGAGAAAATTTCACTGAGTTGTTTGTCTACAGAATGACAAAACACAAAGGCTCTCATTGGATGAGGGCCTTTTCTTTGATAAAGCTAGGAGGGCTTTGTGATTCGTCTTCTCGTTGTTTCTTTGTCTTCACTCTTCTTGTTGTCTGCCTGCGCATCTGGGACATTTAAGGCACGCCAGGAACAACGTGATAAATTGGCTGCGAACACAGGCATGTACTGTAATTTCGTAAGCGGCGAAGTCTTTCCTGACGTTGAGGTTGAACTCAGCATGGAAATGGCAAAACGCTGTGAT contains these protein-coding regions:
- a CDS encoding alpha/beta hydrolase, translated to MGSVYYAQAMRQLGKIHCQEINQDDNAPWIIFFHGYGADANDLFSLGQMIPTKQTYNWLFPNGILEVPIGPAWTGRAWWPIDMMAIQRAQETGVPRDFSGEIPKGLEKARDMAMEMIRQLRVPWNQIILGGFSQGAMLATELYLRAPETPRGLVLMSGTLLCQDEWKPLIANRQGQKFYQSHGQMDQVLGFKQAQKLETLLTQNGMKGSLVGFRGGHEIPAQVLQGIGQYVNSL
- a CDS encoding SRPBCC domain-containing protein — encoded protein: MSGSKFIPPRQSGGESDSQEINITITVKATAAEIWRALTDTDDLENWWGDDVSLEPKVGGKFREAWEDDEGNEQLASGKVLSLVPNKSITFTWREKNWDAKASTECSYVIEDKGKTRTMTVTHKGWEVFPDKLSAKLQKDFQLGWKYHMQELKAYLDDEG
- a CDS encoding UDP-N-acetylmuramoyl-L-alanyl-D-glutamate--2,6-diaminopimelate ligase, with amino-acid sequence MKLQHLFSTIPGIAGHVLPDIEVSGIFNDARKVVSDGLFVAIRGVKVDGHSFIPDAINNGAAVLVVEDPNQVPNSFKGFVLRVENTREALDVLASHYHGDPAEEMFCVGVTGTNGKTSVTYMVEAIFNHSQNPTGVIGTVNHHLLEKVWPSDMTTPDPINLQKRLREFKDAGAKAVAMEVSSHALDQHRVDSVPFNTVIFTNLTRDHLDYHETMEKYFESKQRLFTDLLWKTEKLPCFAIINIDDKYGRRMHVADPAVLWTYGADKSADLSFKIKSMDFALTVFDLKTPVGTTEVELPMSGTHNVMNAVAAMGAGLSAGIPLEVCKAAIASFTGVPGRLQAVPNNKNLSVFVDYAHSPDALENVLTALTKVRESLKSNAKIWTIFGCGGDRDKGKRPLMAEMALKFSDAVVVTSDNPRTEEPQSIIEDILKGVTAQDKNRVIVLADRKEAIHATISKAQEGDVILIAGKGHEDYQIIGSTKFPFSDVQVAEQALQGRV
- the mraY gene encoding phospho-N-acetylmuramoyl-pentapeptide-transferase; translation: MLYQWLYSMSEYFSPLNVFRYITVRTFIAFFTSFLLCWMWGPYFIKRLQLKHFGQSIRDDGPQSHKKKAGTPTMGGGLILLSTLIPCLLWVDMTNPLVWSVLLITWGFGMIGYMDDWLKVSKKNSKGLSGKIRLLGEFLIAGLVVAYLVHFHDLGTTVYIPFVKSFGFDLGYAYIVFAALVVVGTANAVNLTDGLDGLAIVPVMISAATLGLFAYVTGHYSIANYLQIPHVVGAGELTPVAATIVAAGMGFLWFNAYPAQVFMGDVGSLSLGGFLGSMAVITQNELLMVILGGVFVVEALSVITQVISFKLTGKRVFKMAPIHHHFELGGLTETKIIVRFWIISILLAVLSLATLKLR
- the murD gene encoding UDP-N-acetylmuramoyl-L-alanine--D-glutamate ligase, with product MYKEFSELKDKRILVVGLGKTGVSLAHFLTKHGAQVTVTDHKSKPELSVQLEQLGDLPIKYELGGHSPKTFIAQDLVILSPGVPSTLKIFDYARSQGIKITGEFEFSAGFIKEPIIGITGTNGKTTVARITEAILTQSGVKTWVGGANEKPLVDYLRLDDKAQVVIAEVSSFMLEHCDTFNPGNVVFTNLAENHLDRYRSMEEYVNAKRRVFKNTNQATTSILNADDNAVVELARDPAVQRGRIFYFSRKPALEPQIMNIGGAVNIGDEIRVRTGPEIETFNIKNMKMRGKHSIENVMAAILASREHGATREAVQKVIETFNGLPHRIEYVRKVGGVLFYNDSKATNVHAVLRALDTFDENVILIAGGKDTNLNYEPLRTSVKRKVKTLILVGEAKERINRDLGDFSETFLIGTFEEAVLIAYQKSRIGDIVLLSPGCSSFDMFDSFEERGEYFKEIVRKFH
- the murF gene encoding UDP-N-acetylmuramoyl-tripeptide--D-alanyl-D-alanine ligase; amino-acid sequence: MRAMDVQTVVKATNAQVVSQHADAFTGIGTDTRADLKGQMFIALKGEAFDAHEFLDKAVAQGATVLLVHEVNEQVNSLKNKVTVLKVPDTLKALQQLGNWARHQSQGTIVAITGSNGKTTTKEFTAALIGTAKNVHYNKGSFNNHWGVPFTLLQLDPKKEVAVIEMGMNHAGEITELVQIAEPDVVVCTMVGRAHMEFFGTIEKVAEAKEEIYNAAKKNAIRIYNLDNEQTHNMFVRGHDKFPQDKVITFSSEDPRADVHLMIASMNMSQLVLKGSIKGVLGTATVQVFGAQNLTNLMAAAALGLSVGMSPAQIWMGLPACKTNWGRNQLVHLKSGAQMIFDAYNANPDSMKALLENVQLLTVSGRKVGVFGQMREMGSASAELHEELGERVGKAGFEKVYFVGEDFDAFTKGLQKAQFSKESLIQKDFTENAGKDLATFLHSGDIAVVKASRGTKLERFVYPCEPLDFSEKS